A segment of the Pseudomonadota bacterium genome:
GCGTACGACGAGAACGTGGTGAAGCCTCCGAGAAAGCCGACCCCGAGCAACAGGCGGAAGTGCTCCGGCCAGGCCACCAGGCGCTCGGCCACCAACGTGCCCACGAGACCGAGAAGAAACGACCCCGTCACATTGATGAGAAACGTGGCGAGGGGAACCCGCGACACGAACCGCTCCACCACATACAGCCCGACGAGGTAGCGGAGGTTGCAGCCGAGGAAGCCTCCCAGGCCCACCAGCAGGAACGGGGTGAGGCGCGCCACCGAAGCGCTCGCCGATGCCCTAACGCGTCACCGCGTGAATGGCGTGCCCCAGGGTAGCCTCGGCGGCCTCCATGAGCACCTCGGGAAGGGTGGGATGGGTGTGCACGGTGAGGGCGATGTCTTCGACCACTGCCCCCATCTCGATGGCCAGGGCGCCCTCGGCGATGAGGTTCGAGGCCTCGGGACCCACTACGTGCATGCCGAGCACCAGTCCGTTGGCCTTGTCGGTGACGATCTGGGCGTAGCCCTCGTTCTCGTTCGTGGAGAGCGCGCGGCCGTTCGCCGCGAACGGGAACTTTCCGACCTGCACCTCGTAGCCCTGCTCCTT
Coding sequences within it:
- the crcB gene encoding fluoride efflux transporter CrcB, which encodes MARLTPFLLVGLGGFLGCNLRYLVGLYVVERFVSRVPLATFLINVTGSFLLGLVGTLVAERLVAWPEHFRLLLGVGFLGGFTTFSSYALETDLLLRQGETLRAALYFTLSPLCALLGARLGVIVALSLR